The following is a genomic window from Devosia neptuniae.
AGGGCGAAATCTCGTGTTTCCTCGCCAAGCAGGCCACGACCGATGGCGAGCAGATGGTGGTGGTCAAGAATGGCACGCCGGGCGCGCAGCATTCGATGAGCTATTATTCGACCACCGACACGGCCAGCCGCCGTTTCGCCTGGGTCACGCTGAAGCCGGTGACCGGCCGCACCCACCAGTTGCGTGTGCATATGGCCCAGCTTGGCACCCCGATCATCGGCGATCCGCGCTATTTCAATATCGAGAACTGGCAGGGCGCGCCTGGCCTGGGTGAGGGTTTGCAGCTGCATGCCCGCCGCATTGCCCTGCCGCTGCGCAATGGCAAGCGGCTCGATATTTCCGCACCGCTGCCGCCGCATATGCGTGAGAGCTTTGACGCCCTGGGCTTTGATCCTGACCGCTTCGATGTCAGCAAGGACCCGGAGGACGGCGCATGACCCTTGTCATGTTCGACATGGACGGCACGCTGATCGATACGCAGGCCCTGATCACCGAGCATATGGCAACGACCTTTGAGGGGGCAGGGCTCGATGCACCAAGTCCCGCCGCGTCGCGTCGCGTGATCGGGCTGTCGCTACCGGTAGCGCTGGCGCGCCTGGCCCGCACCGATGACCCGGTGCTGATCGACAAGCTGGTCAAGGACTATCGCACCCATTACCGCGCCTCCGTGCTGACCCATAATGACCGCGAAGGGCTGTTTCCCGGAGCTCTGGAGGCACTACAGCGCCTGCGGACATGGGATGGCATGCGATTGGGCATTGCGACGGGCAAGGGCCTCAGCGGCGTCCACCGCATTACCGGTAACCACAACATTGCCGATTACTTCGTCACCTTGCAGACGCCGGACCATAATCCGTCCAAGCCGCATCCCGGGATGCTGCTGCGCGCGATGGCCGAAACCGGGGCGCTGCCGGCCGAGACGGTGATGATCGGGGATACGACATTCGACATCGAAATGGGCAAGGCGGCCGGTGCCTGGGCCATTGGGGTGACCTGGGGCTATCATGAGCCGGCCGAGCTGATTGCGGCCGGCGCCGATATCATGATCGACCGCTTCGACGAGCTTGATGCGGCGATCCGCAAGGTATTGGAGTAGGCCATGCGCGACCAGCTGGAAGATGCCCAGAAGCATATCAATGACGGCTATGGCCGGGCGCAGCATGCCAATCGGGTTGAGCTGCCCAAGCGGTTCTACAAGGATGTTGGCGTAGCCCCGGTCGATGGCGGCTTTGTCGTGACGCTGGATGGCCGGCAGGTGCATACGCCGGGCCGGAAAATCCCGGTCGTGGTGCCCGCAGCGGCCATTGCCACGATCATGGCCGAAGAATGGGCCGCGCAGGGCGAATTCATCGATCCGGCGAGCATGCCCATGGTCAGATTGATCAATTCGGCCGTGGAAAGCGGGGATGAGACCATTCCGGCGTTCCGCAAAGAGGTAATCAAATTCGCCGCGAGCGATCTGATGCTCTATCGCGCCGATGCGCCGCAGGAATTGGTCAGCGAGCAGGAACTGGTGTGGGACAAGGCGCTGGTCAAGCTGGCGCGGCACTTCGGCGTGCGGTTCCAACCCACGATCGGCATCATCCATCAGGCCCAGCCGCAGGCGAGTTTGGATCGGTTGGCCGAGACGCTGGATGGCGAAAATCTCTTCGTCCTCACCGCGCTGGTCAACATAACCGGCCTCACCGGGTCGGGGCTGCTGGCCATCGGGCTGTGGCACCGCCTGTTCACCGCCGACGAGGTGTGGCAGGCGGCGCATGTCGATGAGGATTATCAGATCGGCCTATGGGGTCAGGATGAGGAAGCGGCAGCGCGGCGGGCGCAGCGGCGGGTCGAATTCGACACAGCCGTAGCCGTGCTGGATGCATTGCGGGCTTAGATAGCGGCGAGTCTCGACGCCCCATGCAGCGCGATGATTTCGGCTATCTCAGCCCCTTCCTCACCCTCCAGCGGGCACACAAGGGTCGCGCCTGCCTCGATAGCCTGGTCGACCACCAAGGCCCGGCGGCTGGCTATGGCGATTGGCGCTGCGAATCCCGCATCGACTAACGCCTCGATTGCCGGAACAATGCAGTCCAGCTCGCGCTGAACGCTGGCCGTGTCCTCGCTCGCCACTTCGATGATTTCGGCCCCGTCTGCCAACGCAGTTCTGGCGCGTGACACGACATCAACGCCCGTGACGACATGGGCAATGCGGGGCGATCTGAATCCGGAAGCGGGCATATCGGAAGCCTATCGGCCCAGCGCCATCATTGCCAGCCGCGAGATTCCAGCGTCGACTTCAAAATCAGAGTCACCACGGCAATCAGCGCCAGCGTGGATGACGCCGCGAAGGCGCCGGTGACGTTGAAATCGTTGAACAACTGGCTGATCTGCAAGGGCAGGGTATTGGTCTGGCCGCGAATGGAGCCGGAGACGACCGAGACGGCGCCGAATTCGCCCATCACCCGGGCATTGGTCAGCACTGCGCCATAGAGAATCGCCCAGCGGATATTGGGCAGGGTGACGAAGCGGAACATCTGCCAGCCATTGGCGCCCAGCGAGAGAGCGGCTTCCTCGTCCTCGGTGCCTTGCTGCTGCATGAGTGGGATGAGCTCGCGGGCCACAAAAGGCGCGGTAACGAACAGGCTGACCAGCACTATCGCCGCGACGGTGAACATGAGCTGGATGCCCATGCCCTGCAGCACCGGACCAAGCAAGCCTTGGCCGCCATAGAGGAACAGATAGACCACGCCGGCCACGATGGGGCTGACCGAAGCGGGCAGCTCGACAATGGTGATGATCAATTGCCGCCCGCGAAAGCGGAAGCGGGTGACCAGCCAGGCCACGCAGATGCCGATGACGATATTGATCGGCACGACGATGACCGCCGTCAGCACGGTGAGGCCGATGGCGTGCAGCGTGGTGCGCTCGATGATGTTGGCAAAATAGACCCCGATGCCCTCGCGCAGGGCATAGGCGAAGATCAGTGCAACCGGCACCACCAAGATCAGCGCCGAGAGCACGACGGCAAGGCTGATCAGGATAATTTCGGCAGGGGAGCGGGTGTGGACGCGCGTTGTCATGGTCACGTGCTCCGATCCGCGTAGCGCACCTGCCAGGATTGCAGCGCATTGGTGGCGAGCAGCGTGAGGAAGGCGGCGAGGAGTAGGACGAAGGCCAAGGCGGCGGCGCCTTCATAATTGAATTCGTCGAGGCGGATGAAGATCAGCAGCGAGACGATTTCGGTGAAGCCGGGCAGATTGCCGGCGATGAAAACCACGGCGCCGAATTCGCCCAGCGAGCGGGCGAAGGAGAGCACGCAACCGGTCATGAAGGCGGGCAGGATGGTGGGCCAGATGACGCGGGCAAAGACCTGCCAGCCGGTGGCGCCCAGGGTTTTGGCGGCTTCCTCATAGCCGGCTTCCACGTCTTCGAGCACCGGTTGGACAGTGCGGACAACGAAGGGAATGGAGGTGAAGCTCATGGCCACGATGATGCCGAGCTGGGTGTAATTGACCTTGAACCCATTGGGTTCCAGGAATTGGCCATACCAGCCGGTTTGCGCGAACAGCGTCACGAGGACCAGCCCAGCAACCGCGGTGGGCAGGGCGAAGGGCAGGTCGACCAGCGCATCGAGCAGGCGCTTGCCGGGGAAGCTGTAGCGGGTCAGCACCCAGGCCAGCAGCAGGCCGAAAAAGCCATTGAAAACAGTGGCGGCAAGCGCGGAACTGAACGTGATGCGATAGGCGGCCAGCGAGCGGTTGGACGCGACGATGCGCCAGAATTCGGGCCACCCCATGCCGCCCACCTTGAGCAGCATGGCCAGCAGCGGCAGCACGATGATGATGGTGAGATAGAGCATGGAGACGCCCAGCGTCAGCCCGAAGCCGGGCAGCAGATGCTTGCTGCGTCGCGATGCCATGATCTTCCTTACGCAAAAAGCGGCGTGACCGGGGGCACGCCGCAAAACCTTGATGCTTGTTGGCCTTACTGGTTGAGGAAGACCTTATCGAGCAGGCCACCATCGGCGAAATGCTCCTCGGAAACCTTTTCCCAGCCGCCAAAAGCGTCTTCTACGGTGACCAGGCGAATGGCGGGGAAGTCAGCGGCGTGAGCGGCGGCGACGGTCTCGTCATGGACACGATGGAAATTAGTGGCGGCGACTTCCTGGCCTTCGGGCGTGAAGAGGAAATCGAGATACGCCTTGGCCAGATCGCGGCTGCCGCGGGCATCGACCACCTTGTCGACAATGGCGACGGGGAATTCGGACAGGAAGCTGACCGAGGGGATCACGGCATCATATTTGTCGGCGCCTAGCTGCTTGCGCACCCCGAGCACTTCGGCCTCGAACGTCACCAGCACATCGCCCAGCTGACGCTCGGTGAAGGCGGTGGTGGCGGCGCGGCCGCCTGTTTCGAAGACGGGCACATTGCTGAACAGCTTGGTGAGGAAAGCCTCGATCTGGGCTTCGTCGCCCTTATATTCCTCAGTCGCCCAGGCGCGGGCGGCGAGATAAGTGTAGCGGCCATTGCCGGAGGTTTTGGGATTGGGGAAGATTACCTGCACGCCATCGGCAGCCAGATCGCCCCAATCCTTGATGCCCTTGGGGTTGCCAGCGCGCACCAGGAAAGCCGGGAAGGAATAGAACGGCGCTGCGTTATTGGGGAATTGAGTCGCCCAATCGGCCGCCACAAAGCCGCCATCGACGAGCTTCTGGATATCGGTCACCTGATTGAAGGTGACGACGTCAGCGGCAAGACCTTCGAGCACGGCGCGTGCCTGAGCGGATGAGCCGGCATGGGACTGGTTGACGGTGACAGTAGCGCCCGTAGCCGCATAGGCGGCGTTTTCGGCCTCGAACAGCTCGCGCGCAATATCATAGGACGCGTTGAGAATGTCGGTGGGCTGGGCGAAGGTCGGGGTCGCGCCGAGGGCCAGGACGGCCACGGCGGTGGCGAGAAACTTGTTCATGTGACGCTGAAGCTCCAAAGGCGCGTATGCATTGGCAGTTTGATGCAATGGCAGCGATTGCGGCGTCAAAGGCTAAAGTCTTGGTTTGGATGAGTAATTTATAGCGCCGTGCTGTGGGGCAAAGACGTTGCGCGGCGGTGGTCAGTGGCGCGATAAAGTTCCGGTGAGCGTGGGTGTTTCATTGATGCGGCAACGCACTCGGTGTCACCCCGGCGCAGGCCGGGGCCCATCCTGAGTTCTTTGGCATGCCGCCAGGTGGTGGGTGAAGGCCCACACAGACCTTGCGGCTGGGCTGGTGTCTCGAGATGGGCCCCGGCCTGCGCCGGGGTGACACCGAGGGTGAGGTGAGGGTTGCGATAAACACTTAGCCCTTGCGCTAAGTGTTCACACCATGATACTTAGCCTTATGGAACAGTATCAGCAACTCGACGGGATTTTTCAGGCATTGGCCGATCCGACGCGGCGGGCGGTGCTCAGCCGGTTGGGGCAGGGGCCGGCCAGCATTAGCGATTTGGCGCGGCCCTTCGACATGGCGCTGCCCTCCTTCATGAAGCACATCCGGTTTCTGGAGGGGAGCGGGCTGATCCAGACCCGCAAGAGCGGCCGGGTGCGGACATGTGCCATCGACAAGCAGCGGTTTGCGGCGGTGGAGGCGTGGCTAGCCGATCAGCGGGCGCTGTGGGAAGGCCGGACCGACCGGCTGGAGCAATTTGTTATCGCGGAACGGGACAAGACAAAATGAACAAGACGAATCCGGAACTCGACCTGACGATTACGCGGGTGATCAAGGCGCCGCGCGCGGCCGTGTGGCGCGCCTGGACCGACCCGGCGCGCTTTGAGAAATGGTGGGTGCCCGAGCCGGCTCTGTGCAAGGTGGTGGCAATGGACCTGCGACCCGGCGGCGCCTTCACCACGCAGATCAGCGAGGATGGTACCGCGTTTGGCGCTCACATCAATGGGTGTTTTCTGGCGGTGGACGAGGGCGAGCGGATCGTGTTCACCAATGCGCTGGTGGATGGCTGGCGGCCGGCGGCGCAGCCCTTCATGACCGCAATCATCACCCTGGCCGATCATCCCGAGGGCACGGAATATATGTCCTACGTGATGCACAAGGACCGCGCCGACCGCGACATGCATGCGGAGATGGGATTTTATGACGGCTGGGGCATGGTGATGGGGCAGTTGGCGAAGTTGGTGGAGGGGTGAGGCCCCGAAAGCTGTCTCACCTACGGTGTCACCCCGGCGCAGGCCGGGGCCCATCCTGAGATTGTAGGCATGCCGCTAGGTGGTGGTCGAGGACATACACCTTGCGGCTGGGGCGGCATATCGAGATGGGCCCCGGCCTGCGCCGGGGTGACATCGAGTTTTTTGGGGCGTGGTGGGTAGCGGTGGCTGCTGGACATAGAAAAAGGCCGCTCTCGATCGAGAACGGCCTTTTGCATTTGAATCCGAAAGCCAGCCTAACGCGCTGTTAGTTCAACACTTTCGCTGGCTCAGCGAACAAATCATATTCGTCGCTACCGGTAACTGTCACCGAAACCAGATCACCCACCTTGATGCCGTCGGCCTTGGAAACGATGACCTGGCCGTCAATGTCGGGGGCGTCCCACTTGGAGCGGGCGATGACGCGGTTATTGTCGGGATCGACGTCGTCGACCAGCACGTCGATAGTGCGGCCGACCTTTTTGGCGAGCTGACCGGCGGAGACGTTCTGCGCCACTTCCATCAGCCGTTCCCAGCGATCCTGCGCCACGTCGTCAGGGACGATGCCGTCGAGTTCGTTGGCGGGGGCGCCGGTGACGGGCTCATACTTGAAGCAGCCGGCACGGTCGATCTCGGCTTCCTCGATGAAGTCGAGCATCATTTCGAAATCGTCCTCGGTCTCGCCAGGGAAGCCGACGATGAAATTGGAACGCACAGTCAGATCAGGGACTTGGCGCTTCCAGTCGAGAATGCGATTCAGCGTCTTTTCCTGGTGCGCCGGGCGCCGCATGGCCTTGAGGACCTTGGGGGAGGCGTGCTGGAAGGGG
Proteins encoded in this region:
- the cysT gene encoding sulfate ABC transporter permease subunit CysT — protein: MASRRSKHLLPGFGLTLGVSMLYLTIIIVLPLLAMLLKVGGMGWPEFWRIVASNRSLAAYRITFSSALAATVFNGFFGLLLAWVLTRYSFPGKRLLDALVDLPFALPTAVAGLVLVTLFAQTGWYGQFLEPNGFKVNYTQLGIIVAMSFTSIPFVVRTVQPVLEDVEAGYEEAAKTLGATGWQVFARVIWPTILPAFMTGCVLSFARSLGEFGAVVFIAGNLPGFTEIVSLLIFIRLDEFNYEGAAALAFVLLLAAFLTLLATNALQSWQVRYADRST
- a CDS encoding dihydropteroate synthase, encoding MPASGFRSPRIAHVVTGVDVVSRARTALADGAEIIEVASEDTASVQRELDCIVPAIEALVDAGFAAPIAIASRRALVVDQAIEAGATLVCPLEGEEGAEIAEIIALHGASRLAAI
- the cysP gene encoding thiosulfate ABC transporter substrate-binding protein CysP, with amino-acid sequence MNKFLATAVAVLALGATPTFAQPTDILNASYDIARELFEAENAAYAATGATVTVNQSHAGSSAQARAVLEGLAADVVTFNQVTDIQKLVDGGFVAADWATQFPNNAAPFYSFPAFLVRAGNPKGIKDWGDLAADGVQVIFPNPKTSGNGRYTYLAARAWATEEYKGDEAQIEAFLTKLFSNVPVFETGGRAATTAFTERQLGDVLVTFEAEVLGVRKQLGADKYDAVIPSVSFLSEFPVAIVDKVVDARGSRDLAKAYLDFLFTPEGQEVAATNFHRVHDETVAAAHAADFPAIRLVTVEDAFGGWEKVSEEHFADGGLLDKVFLNQ
- the cysW gene encoding sulfate ABC transporter permease subunit CysW, with the protein product MTTRVHTRSPAEIILISLAVVLSALILVVPVALIFAYALREGIGVYFANIIERTTLHAIGLTVLTAVIVVPINIVIGICVAWLVTRFRFRGRQLIITIVELPASVSPIVAGVVYLFLYGGQGLLGPVLQGMGIQLMFTVAAIVLVSLFVTAPFVARELIPLMQQQGTEDEEAALSLGANGWQMFRFVTLPNIRWAILYGAVLTNARVMGEFGAVSVVSGSIRGQTNTLPLQISQLFNDFNVTGAFAASSTLALIAVVTLILKSTLESRGWQ
- a CDS encoding ATP12 family chaperone protein; the protein is MRDQLEDAQKHINDGYGRAQHANRVELPKRFYKDVGVAPVDGGFVVTLDGRQVHTPGRKIPVVVPAAAIATIMAEEWAAQGEFIDPASMPMVRLINSAVESGDETIPAFRKEVIKFAASDLMLYRADAPQELVSEQELVWDKALVKLARHFGVRFQPTIGIIHQAQPQASLDRLAETLDGENLFVLTALVNITGLTGSGLLAIGLWHRLFTADEVWQAAHVDEDYQIGLWGQDEEAAARRAQRRVEFDTAVAVLDALRA
- a CDS encoding ArsR/SmtB family transcription factor, yielding MEQYQQLDGIFQALADPTRRAVLSRLGQGPASISDLARPFDMALPSFMKHIRFLEGSGLIQTRKSGRVRTCAIDKQRFAAVEAWLADQRALWEGRTDRLEQFVIAERDKTK
- a CDS encoding SRPBCC family protein, whose protein sequence is MNKTNPELDLTITRVIKAPRAAVWRAWTDPARFEKWWVPEPALCKVVAMDLRPGGAFTTQISEDGTAFGAHINGCFLAVDEGERIVFTNALVDGWRPAAQPFMTAIITLADHPEGTEYMSYVMHKDRADRDMHAEMGFYDGWGMVMGQLAKLVEG
- a CDS encoding HAD-IA family hydrolase is translated as MTLVMFDMDGTLIDTQALITEHMATTFEGAGLDAPSPAASRRVIGLSLPVALARLARTDDPVLIDKLVKDYRTHYRASVLTHNDREGLFPGALEALQRLRTWDGMRLGIATGKGLSGVHRITGNHNIADYFVTLQTPDHNPSKPHPGMLLRAMAETGALPAETVMIGDTTFDIEMGKAAGAWAIGVTWGYHEPAELIAAGADIMIDRFDELDAAIRKVLE